The Dreissena polymorpha isolate Duluth1 chromosome 9, UMN_Dpol_1.0, whole genome shotgun sequence genome contains the following window.
ttattattaaatagaaGACTTCCAACAGAAAACGTATGTAAGGGCTTTAGTCGCCCagttaatttgcatttaaaagcCTCACATGTGGACAGTGTTTTAATTACTTGTTAGGtgtgttgatgttgttttgtttaatttaatgtaaatgatctgttcatatatatgtataatataatttcACATATTTACGGACGCATTCTACCATTCAAATGCAAGGGTTAAAGTATTTTTTCTGACTTTGACAGGTTTATGTTGATGTTCTTCTCAATCATTACTTGAGGTGTATCTATTAGTAAACAGAATGctatctttttttttcttgactattgtttcttgttttgtttttacagcTATCAACATTGATTTCATAATATTTCAAGTGTGACATTATACGCATAACTCGCCTATTGTAGCTGTTTATAGAGTGTGTGAGGGTTTGTATGTAATAAAACATGTTAGTCATATATTGCCTTCTTTATATTGGTTTATATCACAACACAAACTGTAAAGATTACTATGTTCTACTGTGTTATATAGCTTTTCATTCAAGACTAAGTTGTTTAAAATTTCAACTGTTTCTAAAATTTATCATGGTTAAAATTTGGCGACATTACTCTGTACTTACAAACATGAACTTTGCTCTTATTAAGGCTCAGATTTGCTATGAAGTTGCAATGTTAGACAGTGACACGTTTACAGAGGATTGTCAAATTCATGTGCCTAGAAAAATTAAGCATGATGCGGATTGAAATTATGTTAATGGGTATATATTCCACCGGTTAAATTGAATTTCAATGTATTTTGTCTGTCCTAAATAATTTTTGGAAAACAATAAATAGCGGCTTTCTGTGTGTTCCGGCGCGCACTATTgcattcaaaattaaaaaacaatatacaagAACAATGATATGAACTACGgagacatttttagctcacctaagcacaaccttaataactctagaggccacatttattgtccaatcttcatgaaatttggtcagaagattggtctcaatgatatcttggattaccTTAAAAAAGGgctacgtttgcttgaaaaacatggcttccaaagggcggggcatttttccttatatggcttcagtaaaatcttgttaactctctagaggccacatttattgtccaatcttcatgaaattttgcatcagaagattagtctcaatgatatcttggatgagttcgaaaataattatgtttgcttgaaatacgtggcttccaaggggtggggcattttccttatatggctatagtaaaaccttgttaacactctagagaccacatttactgtccgatcttcatgaaacttggtcagaagattcatcccgataatatctttgaagatttaaaaaatgatgccggttggttgaaaaacatggctgtaaaggggcgggtcatttttccttatatggcgatagtaaaaccttgttaacactctagaggtcacatttattttccgatcttcatgaaacttggtcagaatatttgtcccaatactcaggtgttatctcaggtgagcgactttgggcctttcaggccctcttgttgacgTTACAGTATCCCACTAGAAAAACAAAGCCTGAGCGCCAAATTACACGAGTCGAAACTTGTAATAGCAAGCTTAAATGACAGCAGTTCGTAACTTTTGAATTACAAACAAGGCATAAAACTGTGGTTGTTTTAAGATGTAGACGCATGTcaagatttttctttaaaaaaagcatGCAGATAAAATCAGTTAAAAGTATGCCTAAACGTGAAGGAAAAtattgattaacccatttatgcctagcgtcttgaaaaaaggccttggcaaacagcgtagacccaaatgagatgccgcatgatgcggcgtctcataagggtttgcgctgtttgcttaaaggagtttctgtaagtaatattctaaatatagaaataaatatactagacatccctaattttggaaataaattgatccaatttggaaggattggagagtcaactaggcataaatgcgttaaTAATGCGTGAAATTTCGATTCGTTTGAAATAATTTATCAGCTGCGGTTAAACAAGATTTAAcgttttgtgtcaaatgttatctCACATGGGCTTCAATACTTGGCCAGTCGTTCAAATAGTTAATTTCATGTAAGAATATCCTAACAAAAATAAGTTTATAGGAGTGGCACCGGTGCGattgtatttgatacaataataataataccacatttatatagcgctcTTTTCATACAGTTGTGTGCGTTCGAAGGCGCTTTACAAAAGAATCAACTGGCAATCGCTTCAGTAAAAGAACACTGATTAAAGCCAATACTTAAAACAAGTATACAAATTTGTGTGATCCACTTAGATTCATATTTTGCCCGAAACCGAAATAAGCAAAATACAAACCGTGGATTCTAAGAAATTCACAAATACATTGGCTATACAATTACTCaaataaaagaacaataattatagtcaatatttaaaagttaaaacaaatatgcaaatataTGTGATCCACTTAGATTCCTGCTTTGCTCGAAACCGAAATaagcaaaatataaacaatggattCTAAGAAGTAAATAAAACTGACATTGACTATCCTATATGCAATAAGCGTGTCTTTGTACAAAAGTGGTAAAATAGTttgatgttaaaataatatttgttaaacaacAATGTTAACCGTATCCAGTATCCGTACCTGAAAATGAATCATGACTGCAGCCGGTATAGTGGTAAAGGTCTTTTTTTATTGTAGTGACACCCCTATTTAAAGGGCCAGCCTATTTGACTTATGAGACACGttttgcgtgtataccatgtacctccgaATTCCTAGCACTAGgccaggcgccaggcggatagaagtccGAGTAACCATTCATTTTAAACTAGCTCTCGGCTCACGAAGCGGCCATTTCggaagtcccatgacaaacatccatccttcgacaaTCGGTCCCCATGGGGCTCGAATCTTCGACCCTCCCTACAGGGATTGGGTCAATCCCTACCTACGTGCTCTCAGAGCCCAGCACTATCCGGTTAAGACCGATAGCCCATGCCGACGTTTCACACATAAACTGTCAGTTTCACTTCATTCAAATTATTGTTGAGTCGGTGCTCTCAGAGCCCGGCACTGCTGCTTAAGGCAGACAGTCCACACCGACGGTTATCGTGCTAGATTGCACTTGCAAGACATGGTTGTCTTATAATATGTACCATAAGGGTCATTGTTGTGTACAGAACGGTACCCGATTTCGTGTTAAGTTTTGACCGAATTAAAACTACCTGATCTTTTGGGAGGCTAGGGCCATATGTCTTGTGCGCGAtattaatttaacccatttatgcctagcgtctagaaaaaatgccttcgcaaacagcgtacgacccagatgagacgccgcatgatgcggtttctcatctgggtctgcgctgtttgcttaaatgaatttatgtaagaaatattcttagtatagaaaaaaaatatacaagacatccctaattttggaaataaattgatccaatttagcaggatgggatagtccactaggcataaatgggttaatttctcGTCAATTCCTTGACAATGTTTGATTGTCTTGTGCGCGATATTAATTTCTCGTCAACTCCGTGAATATGTGTGGCCAATAATAtttaaagtgtcaaataaaagaTAATTGTTAAGTCCTACAACATCTATACATAGAATTTAATTGACTTTTGACATCTGAGCCTAACAATGACGTTTAAGCTAAGGACACAAGTGTGCGCCCGACACGACGTCTTCATGTGGTGCTCCTAAGTGTAAAGGGCTCCGTTGTATTCAAGAATTCTACAAATTCAACTCGAGCCAGATCATGACGGTGTTATccaaatacataaataatcatGCTGTCACATAAAAGAAGACAATACACAACAAACGAAGACGCTGAACTTCGTCTCAAATCCAGTGAATTCTAACATCAGACCGATACTCTTGACGTCTTGTATATGAAAAATATTTCATACGGGTTGAAGTTTACAAATTATGATCTTTCTCACATAAGACGATATGAAAGTATGTCATAATCGATCTTGTCCATGCATTCAATCGGTGGTCATTTAAGAGACCTCATCGATCCGCAAAGTGAGCCATACTAGATCGAGTCCGACTATCTGCGCCTAGATATAGGACACTGTATCGACGTCTCCGTTGTTCATACGAACAAAtagacatttatataaaaaaaaacaaatacctattGGGCGCACAATAATGTGTTTAGTGTATTTTACATGATATGTTTGCCTTAACAAACAGAAAATCGGGTCGTGGTTCCTACGCATGTAATGAAGTAGTCTAGTTCATGTACTAGTAGATTTATGTGTTTATAAAACTGAACAAAGAGTTGTGCAATCGATAAAGGGAACcggttaaaaataaaaactaatattaattcactgttaaaccctttaccacttagatgcgtatgTTGACGTGTTTGAAGtccccttagaaagttaaaattACTAGTAATGTTAGGCCTTTCTGACTAGACCCAGGGTATAAAGGCTTCCagttccaaccctttgatactgatgagcagcaaacagcataaaccctgaacatactgcgagttactcgcaggctgttctggttttatgttgtttggaCATTTTCACgtagcttctaagtgggaaagggtttacaacacatgtatttatacaaactACAACTTGTGCCCTGCAACGGAAGTCTTGATCCACGAATCAATTGGTTATTGACCTTTGTATAAGCAATAGTGAGCAACTGGTTTATACCGGTTAAAATCAGTAGATCTATAACATTCGGCTTTTTGTGTTGAACAACCCCTTATCAATAAAAATGTGTTGATTTTTTGCCGTATCTATTGTTTAAACTTATAATCGCAGATGTTTAATGCCATTAACCCTGTGTGTTATATTAATCAAGATCTGCGTGATAGCTTGTGTACCAACTGTATGAAACGGTATGGAGTACATGATACCAGGTCGTTCGATATCAACAGGAACGGAATATATACATGTTACAATATTTCATCACTCAACGTGTTTCAAAGCATGATGATGAATCATGAATGAATCAATATTATCTTGTCTCTCAGCTGACTGAGTTTGATAAACGCTCATATACACTATGACAGCAATGTATGATAAATTAAGAGTACATCTACATTAACTGAGGCATGTATACGTAGATATATACATCTTTAGACTTAAGTCTGAAGTCATTTGATTCCCGCATTTAGTTGTATGTTTTGTATCATAGTATGGGACATTATTCAAAAGGCACGCTATCGCCCGCAAAATAAGCTTTGTAAAGCCGACTCGAGCTCCAGTTGTAGTGACAATTAAAGACGTTATTCAGCATGATGCACGAGTTTGCATTGTGGAAAAGGTAGCTCCGAGTAATAAACTATAAATAGATCTACTTGTTTACATGGGTAAGTGTGAAGCGCACGTAATCACCAAGTACAATTCGCGCATTTGTTTGGCATCCATGAAATAAATCGATACACGTTATTACGTAAACAGAGCCAGCAATTGTTTTAATTACACGTACTTATATCTGTCTTCCATTGTGGTAACACATGGTGTGATGCCAACCGCACGTTATTGTGATTTTCCATTCAGTGTACAGTTTTACTGAATGACAGTTATAACATACGATCTATACGCGCTTATATAGATGCAAACGACTTGTGCATGCTCagtttgtttcaatataatttacCAAATTCAAAATCATGATGGGAATATCCAAATTAACACAAGGACATCAAAATAACCACCAAAAGATCATGTtgtgtttttcaaatattattgaccagacatatttttaaacaacaatattgagataaatacaaaaatatattacatataaatgaATGTCACATGTAAAATCTATAAGGAATTGATAATGTCAATACACTTATCAGCTTCAAACATTTACATTATATAGAATTAAAACCCTAACACACTTAACATCCAGTCAGTATTATAACTAACACaacatcatttaaatgtttagAGCCAGCGTATTGCTGATTCATACATGAAACATTGAGATTATGTATAGTGATactaacatataatatataaacgTCTATATTTCATTACAGTgcacattatttacatatttaacaacTAATACatccatataaaaaaatatgagatCATCAAAATCGAACAattaaatttatacaaaaaattatatatttttaccatTGTAAAAACAAAGTATTCTTAAACCATTATGCAAATAATGTCAAATTTCAAAAAATCAAATAGATCAAAACTGATTTTAATTATGATAACATTTTGAATGAATTCTTGCAGGCAAAAGGCTTGCTTTAAGTCCGCTTCACAAATGGTAAAATCCATCACAGGTGTGCTTAAACAAATTCACTCATCACGGCGTATAATAGACAACAGACACACAAGAAAAAAATAACTCTTAAATGCAGAGAGAGGACAGCAAGAGATTTTCAAAAATGGTTTCATAGTTATcacaaaacataatattatgaACTATGAAGACAAGTGCATAAGTACACAAGTCTTTTTGAGATTCTATTGATCGACGTACAATATCTTAGACACACATGCCATTTAAAGCCATTATGGCTACATCCTCTCATTGTTCATGAAAATGTCCAGATAAAACTCAACCATACATGATATATCACCAAAATAAATATGGTCTGAAATTTTAGACAAAGAACAATGTTGAGCAATGTGATATGTTGGTCACATATAATTGATACTCCGTCTTATCCCATCATTCATATAACAAATCTATGAAAATCAATCTGGTGAATGTGGGTCAATCAACAAAATTATATCAGCACCTGTAAGTTCACTTTGAACATCCCACCTTTCAAGTGCCAAACATAGGCTGAATATGAATATAAAAGCTCTAGAAAAAGCATATTGCAACATATGTATATTAATGTGAATCCCATGTCAGAGTGAGAAAAAACCCTCGGAAAAAAGTCACCTACCCTTAGTACCCCCAATTATTTCACTTGACTATGCCAATTAAGACCAGATAGTACTACTGTTCTAGAAGAAGTTACAACTCAGACTGCACTCTCTGTTCCAACTTTTGAAGCTCCCGCTGGATATTGACAGGCAGGTCTTCACCGACCTGTTCCTCAAAGTAGTTTTTCAGTTCTCTGACTTCTGACTGCCAGAAATCCTTCGGCAGTCGAAACAACTCGTCCATATCCACCTCTTCCTTAAGGCCGGACAGATCTATGGACCCTGGCACGGGGATGAGTCCAACTGCAGACTTGATGGCACAGTCTTCGCCATTCACACGACGGAACATCCAGTCCAAGACACGGGAGTTCTCGCCAAAGCCGGGCCACAGGAACCCTTTGGGACCCTTGCGGAACCAGTTGACGTGGAACACCTTTGGCAGCTTTAGCTTATTGTTGTCCTGGAAGCTAAGCCAGTGGTCCAAGTAGTGGCCAAAGTTGTAGCCAAAGAAAGGCCGCATTGCGAATGGATCATGCATGACAACCTTGGCTGAAATTAAGATATAAACGCCTTAATAATACAGTAACTAAACTAATATTCTACAGCCTTGTCATAAAAACTGTACAATTTCAGCCTAAAAGAGACAATagcattaaaaacaacaacttcaGTTTCTTCTTACTAAACACATTCTATTTACCTTTGTGTTCTGCAGCAGCAGTGGCTTCAGATTTCAGAGCAGCACCAACAAATACACCATGGTTCCAGTCAAAGGCCTCATACACAAGGGGCACGCCTTCTGGGCGACGCCCACCAAATATAATGCCCTCTATTGGGACTCCCTCAGGACTCTCCCACTGCTCATCAATGATGGGACACTGACCTGCTGGGGTGCAGAATCTGTCAAAAAGTAAATAGACACCTTGAAATTcatgttgttgattttaaagaCAAACACATTATAATGAGtctttaaattataaaattaatagcTACAAGCAAAGTTTGCACAGTAGTAACACAAAAGTCAAGCTTTATTCAATACATTTCTAGCCACTTCTCTCTGCAATCAagacaaaaaaatcaaatagGAGTCTCTCCCAAAGGAAGAATAGGGGTTTCGAACCATTTTAAATCAAGTCTGTTGTATGGACCATACAATTCATGACTGTGAAATTGAAATAAAGAAGTCtcattaaacattttgcttaTGATATACCTAGAGTTCGGATGAGCAGCTGGTTTCTCTGTGGACTTGCTCCATTCTTCCTCTCCAAGCCATGATGTGATCGTTGCGTTGTCCGGAAGTTCATCCTCCATCCCCTCCCAGTACACCCCTCCATCGCTTGTCTCAGCAACATTTGTAAAGATCGTGTTTTTCATTACTGTCCTCATGGCATTAGGATTGGTCTTCATGGAAGTTCCAGGGGCCACCCCAAAGAATCCCGCCTCCGGGTTGATTGCTCGCAGTTGTCCATTCTTGTCAAACCTCATCCAGGCAATGTCGTCCCCCACACAAGTGACTTTGTATCCAGGCAATGTTGGTTCCATCATGGCCAGGTTAGTCTTGCCACAAGCACTCGGGAAAGCAGCTGCAAAGTATTTCTTCTCACCCTTGGGGTTTTCAACTCCCATAATCTGGAAAACAGAAATATGATTGAGATCACTGATTAAGTTCTCAAAAAATCATGAATGAATGGAACAACCAAGATTGACCTATTTTACtcaacaaatataaatcaaaacattgaattatataaataattacataatttaataaaaatcattattCATCCCTTTCGAACCAAAGGTCACAACTCTATTACCAGCATTCTCGTAAGTATACTGGAAGGCCATGAAGCATTTCAACCGCTAGACATGTTAAAATCATGCAACAAATCCCCAATGTACGCTACTGTTACTCACCAGCATGTGTTCTGCTAACCAGCCTTCTCTCCGGGCAAGGATGGAACCGAGTCTGAGAGCAAAGCATTTCTTTCCTAGCAACGAGTTTCCACCATAGCCACTGCCGAAAGAGCAAATCTCGTTTCTCTCAGGTAAGTGTGCAATCATTACATCCTTGGGATTGCACGGCCAGGACTCTTTGATACCATCAGCTGCAAGGAAAcaaaatgaatttaattaattaagttattttaatGTCAAACATAATgattcaacaaaaaaataaatttatagtaTTACTTCTATCATAATTGTATTGCGTTATTTACTTTAAGTTTGTTCTTGAACAAAGCAAATTGTTAAGTCTGTATTGTACATACATCACAATTTACTTCTTTCAAGATGTTACCACTACAGCCCAGTGTTTAAAGTTCAACATATGTTAAATCTGATGATTTAAAGGCCTATTTCCATAACTCAGCATCTAAGAGCAACTAATGATGCAATATAGAGCCTGGGGATAAATATAACCAAACGATAACACAATAGCAGACCAAGCACTGATCAATCTTTGACAAATGTACATCAAACCACAAGCAAACTACAACCACTATAATTACATTTCATACAAATGAAAGAcatgaaaaagtttcatgaatgtATATTATTGCATGCCTGCACACAGATAATTGCAAAGGTATGCATAAGAAACTTAAATATATATTGGGTTGagctcagtgaaaagggggtttaatgcatgtgcgtaaagcgttgtcccagatcagccagtgcagtatgcacaggctaatcagggaagacactttccgactaaactaactggatttttttaagaagagacttattATAAACCAGTAAATGCATTTTGTACAACCTTATACCCAATATTATGCATCTGGAAGTAACTACCCTATATTCCAGAATTTCATATAACTCTACAGTATTACCCTGATTATTATCTTCAGCTAAAACACATAAGAAGAGAAACCTACCAACACCTGTACTTGTCACTGGCTTGCCAACAGAGTGCAGGCACTTCACAAACTCGCCTTCCTTTAGGGTGTCCAGCACTTTCTGTCCGATGCGCGTCATAATGCCCATGCTGGCAACCACGTATGCGGAGTCTGTAAGCTCAATACCGATCTTGGACAGGGGGGATCCCACTGGCCCCATGCTGAAAGGGATGACATACATCGTGCGGCCCATCATGCAGCCAGGAAACCTAGCGTGCAAAGCCTCCTCCGTGTCTTGTGGGGACATCCAGTTGGCAAGCATGCTCTTCACACCTCCTTTTGTCCGTGTGATTGTGTCGTGTCTCTCCTCTGTAGAAATGAAGGTCCTACTCTCCACTCTAGCAACATCCGCTGGGTCTGTGTTTGCCAACCAGCTGTGAAACAAAAGTCCTTTTCTGGATTTACCGTCTTTTGGCACAAATATAACAGCTCAAAGATTATACTTTAAATAAACGATGTTAAATGTTTTAGCACATCATCATAATGTTTAATAACAATAAGCACAAAAACGTCATGAACTTTAGACAAATCAAAGCAATTTATTATTAACTAATGAGAATTAATTAATGTGTGaagaaacataaaaaatcatttaacatGTTAACCTACCAGTTCTCATATTTAGCTAAAGGTTTGATAGTTCCTTCCTTCTGCAAAATGTAAAGCAAGAGATCTTTCTCCTTTTCTGACCCATCGCAGATGTGGATTGCCTCCGGTTGACACACTTTGGCATTTTCCTCAACGTAGAATCGAACCTGCTTTGGCAGTCTGTTTAAGTTGCCATAGATGATTCTGTAGTTGGACTTGGGCTGAAGTTTGCTTGAGGAGCATGCTACCTCTTTAAGGTAATGGGTGGCAAACCTAAAAACATACCATGCTTTTATATCATTCTTAGTATATATAAACAggtaaatgtttaaaattgtttacATAAACGCAATTCTACTTCATTACACGGAGTTAAAATAGGTACAAGTCTCTTAAACCAATGCATACCATGTGTCAGAGAATGAGCTTTGTCACATTGAGAGTAGGACAGGTTGGCTCAGTTGAGAGACCAATCTCCCCTAAAGCAAGGTATGCCAGGTTCTAAGACCGGTCTGGTTTCACATTTTCATGCATTTTGACATTGGACACCCAGTGTGGGATCTTGACATTACCTGGTTATACTCTAAGAGGCCCATGGATAATTATATAACACTGGAATCCATTTATTCGAGGACAAAAACATATCCAACTGAGGGACAGGAGGGGGTAAGTGTCACGGTATGAACTTTGTAATGTTAGGGGAGAGAATATGTGGCAGCCCAATCAATTGGAAGCACTTCTCTTGATAGCAAGAGTATGGATTTGTCTCCCTAACTAGTCACACAATTTTTTGCTCTGTTATAATGCTATATAATCTAAAATCACATTGTGGTGGTAATTATTTTAATCTAATTTCAATTAACCACTTAGTGCAAATAAACTATAATccatatttaaagggatcttttcacgctttggtaaattgacaaaattgaaaaaaattgtttcagattcgtaagttttcgtttcagttatgatatttgtgaggaaacagtaatactgaacattaaccatgctctaatatagccattatatgcatcttttgacgattttaaaacctaaaaattataaagcgttgcaacgcgaaacgattgaataatttggagagttctgtttttgtcgttaaattttgtgaaactacgaagattgcttatataaggtataaaatacgtcatcaatgtgtactcggcggaatagctcagtaggctaaagcgtttttacttcaggactctggcaggactccaggggtcactggttcgaaacctgctccgggcaatgttcttttcctttttttatttttattcttgattttttactggagcttttacgatccaatgtttac
Protein-coding sequences here:
- the LOC127846489 gene encoding phosphoenolpyruvate carboxykinase, cytosolic [GTP]-like isoform X1, whose translation is MGVDKVNTQAASSSIDMFATHYLKEVACSSSKLQPKSNYRIIYGNLNRLPKQVRFYVEENAKVCQPEAIHICDGSEKEKDLLLYILQKEGTIKPLAKYENCWLANTDPADVARVESRTFISTEERHDTITRTKGGVKSMLANWMSPQDTEEALHARFPGCMMGRTMYVIPFSMGPVGSPLSKIGIELTDSAYVVASMGIMTRIGQKVLDTLKEGEFVKCLHSVGKPVTSTGVADGIKESWPCNPKDVMIAHLPERNEICSFGSGYGGNSLLGKKCFALRLGSILARREGWLAEHMLIMGVENPKGEKKYFAAAFPSACGKTNLAMMEPTLPGYKVTCVGDDIAWMRFDKNGQLRAINPEAGFFGVAPGTSMKTNPNAMRTVMKNTIFTNVAETSDGGVYWEGMEDELPDNATITSWLGEEEWSKSTEKPAAHPNSRFCTPAGQCPIIDEQWESPEGVPIEGIIFGGRRPEGVPLVYEAFDWNHGVFVGAALKSEATAAAEHKAKVVMHDPFAMRPFFGYNFGHYLDHWLSFQDNNKLKLPKVFHVNWFRKGPKGFLWPGFGENSRVLDWMFRRVNGEDCAIKSAVGLIPVPGSIDLSGLKEEVDMDELFRLPKDFWQSEVRELKNYFEEQVGEDLPVNIQRELQKLEQRVQSEL
- the LOC127846489 gene encoding phosphoenolpyruvate carboxykinase, cytosolic [GTP]-like isoform X2, which gives rise to MVGVSRILRFATHYLKEVACSSSKLQPKSNYRIIYGNLNRLPKQVRFYVEENAKVCQPEAIHICDGSEKEKDLLLYILQKEGTIKPLAKYENCWLANTDPADVARVESRTFISTEERHDTITRTKGGVKSMLANWMSPQDTEEALHARFPGCMMGRTMYVIPFSMGPVGSPLSKIGIELTDSAYVVASMGIMTRIGQKVLDTLKEGEFVKCLHSVGKPVTSTGVADGIKESWPCNPKDVMIAHLPERNEICSFGSGYGGNSLLGKKCFALRLGSILARREGWLAEHMLIMGVENPKGEKKYFAAAFPSACGKTNLAMMEPTLPGYKVTCVGDDIAWMRFDKNGQLRAINPEAGFFGVAPGTSMKTNPNAMRTVMKNTIFTNVAETSDGGVYWEGMEDELPDNATITSWLGEEEWSKSTEKPAAHPNSRFCTPAGQCPIIDEQWESPEGVPIEGIIFGGRRPEGVPLVYEAFDWNHGVFVGAALKSEATAAAEHKAKVVMHDPFAMRPFFGYNFGHYLDHWLSFQDNNKLKLPKVFHVNWFRKGPKGFLWPGFGENSRVLDWMFRRVNGEDCAIKSAVGLIPVPGSIDLSGLKEEVDMDELFRLPKDFWQSEVRELKNYFEEQVGEDLPVNIQRELQKLEQRVQSEL